A stretch of the Metopolophium dirhodum isolate CAU chromosome 8, ASM1992520v1, whole genome shotgun sequence genome encodes the following:
- the LOC132950887 gene encoding uncharacterized protein LOC132950887 — MATWCSAVMVLLAVGRGLGRPEAPLTGFGGGGGGFPGLTLDSYAAPISGGSSSGPYPSGGPPPQYGPPQQAPVIHKHVYVHVPPPEPTYYAPKKPVQPPPPPQKHYKIVFIKAPTPPPPTVPDLPPIAPPAEQKTLIYVLVKKPDEAPEIHIPTPAPTQPSKPEVYFIRYKTQKQEGYPNSVASEYGPPASPSPSIPSDTYGSPSPSSGYGAPSGPGSLY, encoded by the exons GTGTTGTTAGCAGTGGGCCGAGGCCTGGGACGACCCGAAGCGCCCCTGACCGGTTTCGGCGGAGGCGGTGGAGGATTCCCTGGGCTCACGCTAGACAGCTACGCAGCCCCCATCAGTGGTGGCAGTAGCAGTGGGCCATACCCGAGCGGCGGGCCACCGCCACAGTACGGGCCACCGCAGCAAGCGCCTGTCATACATAAGCACGTGTACGTGCACGTTCCGCCTCCAGAGCCCACATACTACGCCCCGAAGAAGCCTGTGCAACCTCCGCCACCACCGCAGAAGCACTACAAGATCGTGTTCATCAAGGCACCTACACCGCCACCACCCACCGTGCCAGACCTCCCACCTATCGCGCCGCCAGCCGAACAGAAGACGCTCATCTACGTGCTGGTCAAGAAACCGGACGAGGCGCCCGAGATCCACATACCGACACCCGCACCCACGCAGCCATCCAAACCAGAAGTGTACTTCATCAGATATAAGACCCAG aaacAAGAAGGATACCCCAACTCAGTAGCTTCCGAGTACGGACCACCTGCGAGTCCGTCTCCGTCGATCCCGTCTGACACGTACGGCTCCCCATCACCGTCCTCCGGATATGGAGCGCCCAGCGGTCCTGGATCACTGTACTga